TCCGAACTCATCCGGCGAGAACTGACGAACGAGACGGCCGTCTGGGAGGCCGATACGTACGACGAACTCGAAGAGCGCATCCGCGCGCCCGTGACGGTGACGCTCAAGGATCAGGCGGGCGAGACGCGCACGGAGGAGTTCGCACCGCACGCACTCGAGGCGGCGGCGCTGTATGCGGTCGTCACGCGACTGGACGAGGAGCATCTGCCGAACGGACTTGACCTAGTGGATAAGGCGCTGATCTACGATCAGGGCTACCTGCAGGAAGGTGACATCCGTCGGGAGAAAGACGAGTTCGATTTCGACGACGACAGCGCGGACGGCGACCACGGCATTCCGGTGACTTACACCCGCGATACGCTCGCGGAACTCCTCCAGACGGACCGTGACCGCCACCACGCCGAGTTGTCCGTCGAAGACGTCGTCATGCCGCGTGACGTACTGAACGCGATGGCCGAGGGACTGGGCGAGGCACCGGTGTTCTCGACGGGCGAGCGCTCGGAGTTCGAAAACCGCGTCGTGCCGGTGAAAAACTACGTCTACGACCGCCAGGAGTCGGACGTCATCGAGGCGATCATGCACGACAAACGCGTCGACGAAGAGACCGTCGCCGAGTACGTCGAACACGTCTACGCGTGGGAGACCGACGAACCGCTCTCCAACGACCGCGGCGAGGAAGTCGAGCCCGATCCGCTGAAGATGAAGCTGTTCGAGGTCGAACACCTCGGGCGATTCTCCGAGGAAGAGTACGAGGGGAACCTCCCCCGCGAAAGCGTCCGGAATTTCCGGCGGGAGAAGGTGATCACCTCCCTGAATCGCCACGCCTGGGAACACCGCGACGAGGACTTCGCCGTCGGCAACGTCGACCTCACGGCAATTCCGGTGATCAAGTCCGTCCTCGAGAGCCACGACTGGGACGACGTTCGGCGGACCTTCGAGGACTTCGACCCGCGCCAGTGGGATGACCCACCGAGCGGGACGGAGACGGAGACGGTCAAGGAGAACACGATCCAGAACATGGTCGCGGAGTTCGACTACTCGCCGGCCTCGGCCGAACTGACCAGCCGACACGTTATGGGACAGGTGAGCTACAGATGGGACTGATAACTCGAGAGGTGCACGTATGGGACTGAGAGACGACCTCGACCGATTCCGTGAAGTGGGTGAACAGCGCCGCGAGGACTTAGCCGAGTTCATCCAGTACGGTGATCTCGGCGGGAGTGGCCCCGGCCAGATCAACGTGCCGGTAAAGATCGTCTCGCTGCCCGAATTCGCCTACGATCAGCGCGATCAGGGTGGCGTCGGCCAGGGTGAGGACGGCACGCCCCAGCCCGGCCAGCCGGTCGGCCAACCCCAGCCACAGCCGGGCGACGGCGACGAAGACGGCGAACCCGGCGAGGAGGGGGGCGACCACGAGTACTACGAGATGGACCCCGAGGAGTTCGCCGCGGAACTCGACGAAGAGTTGGGTCTCGACCTCGAGCCGAAGGGCAAGACGGTCGTCGAGGAGAAGGAAGGCCCCTTCACCGACATGACTCGCACCGGCCCCGACAGCACGCTCGACTTCGAGCGGATGTTCAAGGAGGGACTCAAGCGAAAGCTCGCGATGGATTTCGACGAGGAGTTCCTGCGCGAACTCTGTAAGGTCGAGGGCATCTCCCCGCGCGAGGTGTTCGAGTGGGCCCGCGGCGAGAATCTGCCGGTGTCGATGGCCTGGGTCGAAGAAGCCTACGACGAGGTTGCGGACGAGCGCGGAACCTGGGAGTCCATCGAGGAGGTCGAGGGAAACGTCGAACGCGAGTCCGTTCAAGAACAGATCCGCCGCGAAGGGATCAAACAGATCCCGTTCCGGCGCGAGGACGAACGCTACCGCCACCCCGAGATCATCGAGGAAAAAGAGAAGAACGTCGTCGTCGTCAACATCCGCGACGTGTCGGGGTCGATGCGCGAGAAGAAACGCGAACTCGTCGAGCGCACGTTCACCCCGCTCGACTGGTATCTCCAGGGCAAGTACGACAACGCCGAGTTCGTCTACATCGCCCACGACGCAGACGCCTGGGAGGTCGAACGCGACGACTTCTTCGGCATCCGCTCCGGTGGCGGGACGAAGATCTCGAGCGCGTACGAACTCGCGGCCGAGCTGTTAGAGGAGTACCCCTGGAGCGACTGGAACCGCTACGTCTTCGCGGCGGGCGACTCCGAGAACTCGAGCAACGACACCGGACAGCGGGTGATCCCGATGATGGAGGAGATTCCGGCGAATCTGCACGCCTACGTGGAGACCCAGCCGAGCGGGAACGCGATCAACGCGACCCACGCCGAGGAACTCGAGCGCCACTTCGGCATCGACGACGACGATGTCGCGGTGGCGTACGTCAACAACGAGTCGGACGTGACGGACGCGATCTACCGGATTCTCTCGACGGAGAGTGATGACAATGAGTAAACGAAACTCGAACGCGGACCGATTCCGCAAACAGGCAATCGCCAGCGACCTCGAGGAACCGGTGTCTGAGGCTCGCAAGCTGGCACAGAAACTCGGTCTCGATCCCTACCCGGTCAAGTACTGGATCATCGATTACGACGAGATGAACGAACTCATCGCTTACGGCGGCTTCCAGTCGCGATACCCGCACTGGCGATGGGGAATGCAGTACGACAAGCAGCGCAAGCAGGGCCAGTACGGCGGCGGGAAGGCGTTCGAAATCGTCAACAACGACAACCCGGCCCACGCGTTCTTGCAGGAGTCGAACACCCTGGCCGACCAGAAGGCCGTCATCACCCACGTCGAGGCCCACTCCGATTTCTTCGCGAACAACGAGTGGTTCGGCCTCTTTACCGGCGGGCAATTAGACGAAGCGCAGGTCAACGCCGCCGCCATGCTCGAGCGCCACGCCCGCGCCATCGACGGCTACATGTCCGATCCCGACATCGACCGCGCCGAGGTCGAAAAGTGGATCGACCACTGCCTGAGTCTCGAGGACAACATCGACCAGCATCGGGTTTTCCAGCGCCGGCTGGCCGTCGACGGGACGGCCGAGGAACTCGACGACGACCTCGCGGCCAAACTGGACGAACTCGATCTCTCCGACGAGATCAAAGGCGAGGTGTTCGACGACGAGTGGCTCGAGCAACTCGAGGGCGACGAGGAGGGCGTTACGTTCCCCGACGTTCCAGAGAAGGACCTGCTGGCGTTCGTTCGCGAGCACGGCAAGCAGTACGACGGCGAGCGCGAACGCGCCGTCGAGATGACGGAGTGGCAACGCGATGTCCTCGATATGATGCGCGCGGAGGCGTACTACTTCGCCGCTCAGAAGATGACGAAGGTGATGAACGAGGGCTGGGCGGCCTACTGGGAGTCGACGATGATGACCGACGAGGGCTTCGCCGGCGACGACGAGTTCATGAACTACGCCGATCACATGGCGAAAGTCCTCGCCTCGGGCGGCCTCAACCCCTACAGCCTCGGCATGGAACTCTGGGAGTACGTCGAAAACACGACGAACCGCCGTGAGGTCTTAGAGCGCTTGCTGCGCGTCGAGGGCATCTCCTGGCGCAACCTCAGCGATGTCGTCGACTTCGATGATGTCCTTGCCGAACTCGAGCCACCCGACGCACTCGAGTCGATTTCCGCCGACGCGCTCGATGACCTCACCTCGCTTCCCGACGAGTGGATCGACCACGAGGCGCTCGAGCGCGCTCGTGCGGGCGAGATCGACGTGGATCAGTATCCGTGGAAGGTGCTGACGTACGAGGGACTCGCTCGGCGACACTACTCGCTGATCAAGCGCCAGAATCGCGGCTTCCTCTCGCGAGTCAGTCAGAACGAACTCGAGCGAATCGGGCGCTATCTGTTCGACGATGCGCGCTACGGGAGCGTCGAGGAGGCTCTCGCGGACGTGGACTTCGCGGCGGGCTGGGATCGGCTGTACGACGTTCGGGAGAGCCACAACGACGTGACCTTCCTCGATGAGTTCCTGACTGAGGAGTTCATCACCGAGAACAACTACTTCACCTACGAGCACTCGCGAGCGACGGGGCAGTTCCACGTCGCAAGCGATGCCCCCGCAGACGTCAAGAAGAAACTGCTCTTGCAGTTTACCAACTTCGGGAAGCCGACGATTGCGGTCTACGACGGCAACTACAACAACGCGAACGAACTCCTGTTGGGCCACCAGTACAACGGCGTCATGCTCGATCTCGGGCAGGCTCGAGAGACGATCAAGCGAATCTTCGAACTGTGGGGGCGGCCGGTCACTCTCCTCACGATTGTCACAGAGGTCGACGAGCACGACATCGAGGTGGCTAAACGCCGCAATCGCGAACCCGAAGCGAGGGAGCAAGGGAAGTTGCTTCGGTACGACGGTACCGAGGTTAGAATCGAGGATGTTCCCTGGGAAGACGTCGAGCATCTCGAGGCGGACGACGTCGACTATGACACGAAACCCGAGGATTGGCTCGCCTAAGCGGACTTTCCGTTCAGTGTTCGTGAATTAAACTGACGGAAGAGTTTTACGGTAGATCACACATGAAGCGGATAGTATGGATGGGGACGGGTATGGGGACCCAGACGACGAGCGAAGACAGTGTGATTCGCCATCACTCGAGTTGCCTGCAATTCTTGCACAACTCGATGATGATGAGCCGGAAACACAGGCTGACGCTGTCAGGGTAATCCGAACACAGGTCGATGACACTCCGGGAATCTGTATCCCGACCGTGCCGAAACTGCGGACGCTTCTTGGCCGCCCAGAAATCGACTTTCACGACGATATAGCCTACTGTCTCGCAGAACTCGCACGTGAATCACCGCCCGACGTTGCCCCCTCGAGTGAGGACATCGTCGCGTTCGTCACGAACCAGCCGTCGCACCCGGCGACGGCCGACCTCTGTCGGTGTCTCACCTCGATTGCCGAGGAACGCCCCGACGCACTCGTCGAGTATATCGAACCACTCACGGGCGCTATCGATGACCGAACAGCCACCGACGGCTGGGGTATCCAGGCGCTCAGTCGACTCTCGACGGCGTCTCCAACGGAACTCGAGCCGGCCGTGCCGGTCCTTGCCGATGCGTTGCGACCAGATCCGACCGAACACGGTGTCGACGTCCTCGCTGCACTCGGTCGGATCGCCCGCGCCGAGACGACGTTGCTGACCGACGAGTTCGTCGATGACGCCGCTGCGCTCGTTACCCACGAAACCGATTCGCTCCGAACGAACGCGATTGGCTGTCTCGCAGACGTGGCGCGTCATCATCCCGCCACCGTCGAAAGCGTCTGCCCAGACCTTGCACCCGCACTCGAGAGCGAGTACCCGAAGACGCGGGCCAACGCGGTGACGACGATTGCACGTGTCGCCGCGGGTGCCAACGCCGACGTCGCCGTCTCGCCCGTCCGTGACCGCCTCGTCTCGTTGCTTACTGACGATCACACGCCAGTTCGACTGAACGCCTGTCTCGCGGTTGGGTACGGACAGATTGAGACCGCCCAGGACCAACTCGAGACACTCGAGCACCGCGACCCTGATCCGGGTGTTCGAGAGCGGGCGGCTTGGGCGCGCATGCAACTCCAGGAGTCGAGCCAGGCGACCGTCGACATCGAACACTCGGAACACTCGCGACCGTAACACAATCCCTGCTGGCCGCCGTTCGCTCGCGTATGACGTTCACCGTCGACACCGACGCCCGGCTCACGACCGTCGATATTACGGACCGCCTCGAGGCGGCCGTCTCGGACGATCTCACCTCGGGCACCTGTACGGCCTTTGTGAAACACACGACAGCCGGGCTCATCGTTCAGGAGAACGAATCGCGACTTCGCGAGGATCTCGAGGGCTTTTTTGACGAACTCGTTCCGGACGAGGGCCACGCACACGACCGCCTCGACGGGAACGCGGATTCTCACCTTCGCGCCGCGCTCGTCGGCCCGGATGCAACGATTCCCGTGCGGGACGGCGAACTCGCGCTCGGGACCTGGCAGTCCGTGTTTCTGCTCGAGTGTGATGGGCCGCGGACGCGGACGGTGTCGGTGACGACGGTCGGCGAGTAGGCCGGATCGAGGCTCAACTGCCGAGTACCCTCACACCCGAATCGGTCGATCCGCCGAGACACAGTCGACGCCGCGTAACTCGAGGAGTTTCGCCAGCAGCCAGCGCTCGAGTGACCACGCGTGGACCTCGAGACCGACGGCTTTCGCCCGCGGGACGAGTTGCGTGGTGAGACACCGCGCGTAGTTCGCACCAATCACGTCACAGTCGAGTTCGATAGCCGTCGTGACGGGCGTCTCGAGGCGACGACTGACGAGAAGTCCGGACGGTTGGGACGGCTCGAGTTCACGGATCGTCCGCAGTTCCGACAGCAGAAACGAGGTCGTGACGATGCGATTCTCGAGGTCTGCCTCGGCAATGGTTTCGAGGACGTCCGCTGCGATCCCCTCGGCTTTCATCTCGAGGTTGACCTCGATATCCGGCGGAAGTGCAGCGAGCATCTCCTCCAGCGTCGGGATTTGCTCGTCCGACTCGAGGACGGCGTGGGTTTTGAGATCGGCGAGACTGAGGTCGGCGACGGTGCCGCTGGTGCCGGTGACGCGGTCGATGGTGTCGTCGTGGATGACGACGAGTTCGCCCGAGCCACAGCGTTGGACGTCGAACTCGACGGCGTCTGCGTGGTCGGCGGCCGACTGTACGGCGGCAATCGTATTCTCCGGTGCCGTCGCAGCGAATCCACGATGGGCGATCAGTCGCATTCGGCCACACTAACGGGCTGGGGGCCAATATACTCCCGGTTGCAGCGGGGTCGTGGGCACTCGAGTCTGTGTGAGTCAGCCAACACAGTTGGGTCGCCCCCGCAATTAATCTCCCTGGATGTGGCAGGAGAGTCTATGTCACCACAGCGTTCGTTTTCGGTCGACTTCGAGGAGACAGTTGCCATCATCACGGGTGCGAGCGGCGCACTCGGTAGCGCCGCCGTGGATCGATTTCGCGAGGCCGGTGCGACGGTCTGTGCCGTCGACGTCGTCACTCCCGACGACGAGGACAGCCAACTCGAGCCTGACGAGGGCGTCCACTTCTACGAGGCGGATCTGACCGACGAAAGCGCAGTCGAGTCACTCATCGAGTCGGTCGTCGACGATCACGGGCGACTTGATCACCTGCTGAACATCGCCGGCACCTGGCGCGGCGGCGACCACATTGAGGAAACCGACCTCGAGTCGTTCGAGTTTCTGCTCGATATCAACCTGCAGACGGCGTTTTTGGCGTCGAAACACGCCCTGCCGGAGCTACAGGAGACAGACGGCGCAATTGTCAGCGTCAGCGCACGCTCGTCGCTCGAGGGTGGGGAGGGCGACGGCCCGTATCGGATCACGAAAGCCGGAATACGGCTGTTGATGGAGACAGTTGCCGAGGAAAATCAGGGAACGGTTCGAGCGAACTCGGTGATGCCGAGTGTGATCGATACGCCGATGAACCGCGAGATGATGCCCGACGCAGATCACGACTCGTGGGTCGACCCCGCCGAAATCGCGGACGTAATGGCCTTCCTCTGCAGCGACGGTGCGGCGGTCACAAGCGGGGCGGCGGTACCAGTTTACGGCGACGCCTAAGTCACAGCAAACGCACATGGGCGTCAGCGTTCAACCGTTTTCGACTGAATGTCGTCGCCATCGCGCCACTGATAGTACCAGTACTCCGTGCCAGCGATTTCGCTCACGCTCACGCTTGCTCGCTCGGGGACGCCCGGCGGGTACGTCTCTGGTCCGACAGCAGCCTGTTCGCTCGAGTCCGCAGTCAACGCTCCGTTTGTGTCCCCATCGGTGCGCTCGAGCCACGTCTCGAGTGCTGACGAATACGTTGCAACCGCACGGAGTTGGTCGGGGTCGTCGGCGGCGAGGTCCGCGAGTAACTCGCAAAGTGGCTCCTCGAGCGTCGCCGGCGGTGCTGGTCGGTCGGAGTCAGTCATTGGAAAATGATTCGTCGCGGAGAGTAAACGTTCCACGGACGACAGCGACAGCTATCGGTGCGATGAGTCGACAAAAGTAACAGCAAAAACCGCGGGACACAGCCACGAGAGTGACAGACCGCGTGAGCCGACGGGACGTTCTGACCGCGAACGAGGGTTAGAACGTCTCGAGGTACCGGTCGAGTTCCCAGTCGGAGACGTCGATGAGGTACTCTTCGAACTCTTGGCTCTTGGCTTCGACGAACTTCGGTGCGACGTGCTCGCCGAGAGCGTCGTAGATGACCTCGTCGTCCTCGAGTGCGTCGACGGCTTCGCCGAGGTTCGATGGGAGCGTCGAGATGCCGTAGTCAGCTCGCTTTGCGTCGTCGAACTCGTAGATGTTCTCGCGGATCGGATCCGGACACTCGAGGCCCTGCTCGATGCCGTCGAGACCGGCTTGCAGCATGGCAGCGAACGCGAGGTATGGGTTACACGATGGGTCCGGCGAGCGCAGTTCGACACGGCTTGCAGCAGGCACGCGAGCGGCTGGTTTACGAATCAGTGCGGAACGGTTGCGGTCGGACCAGGCGACGTAGACGGGTGCTTCGTAGCCGGGCACGAGGCGCTTGTAGCTGTTGACCGTCGGGTTCGCGACGGCCGTGATCGCGGGGGCGTGCTCGAGGACGCCTGCGAGGTAGGAGTGAGCCGTCTCGCTCAGGTTGAACTCGTCGTCGTCGTCGTGGAACGCGTTCTCGCCGTCTTCGGTCATGAGCGACATGTGCGTGTGCATGCCCGAACCGTTGATCTTCGGGATCGGCTTTGGCATGAACGTCGCGTGCAGGTCGTGCTGAGCCGCGATTGCGCGGACGACCATCCGGAAAGTGGCGACATTGTCAGCCGTCGAGAGCGCGTCGTCGTATTCGAAGTTGATCTCGTGTTGGCCTTTGGCGACTTCGTGGTGGCTGGCTTCGATCTCGAAGCCCATGCTCTCTAAGCCGTCGATGATGTCGCGACGAACGTCGCTTGCGAGGTCTTTCGGGGCAACGTCGAAGTAGCCGCCGTGGTCTGCGGTCTCGGTTGTTGCGTTCCCGTCTTCGTCCTCCTCAAAGAGGAAGAACTCTGGTTCGGGAGCGAAGTTAACCTCATAGCCCATCTCCTCGGCACGCTCGATGGCGTTTTTGAGGACGCGACGTGGGTCGCCTTCGAACGGCTCGCCACTCGAGGTGTCGTAGACGTCACAGATCATCCGTGCAGCAGCGCTGTCTTCGTTGTTGCGCCATGGCAGGATTGCAAAGGTGTCCGGGTCAGGAACGAGACGCATGTCCGATTCCTGAATGCGGACGAATCCTTCAATCGAGGAGCCGTCGAAGTAGATGCCCTCGGTGAACGCCTTCTCGGCCTGACGGGCCGGGACAGCGACGTTCTTGACTGTGCCTAGAATATCTGTAAACTGCAGGCGGAGGAAATCAACGCCTTCTGCCTCGATTTTGTCCAGTACGTCTTGTTCCGCAGTGGTCAGGTTGTCGCCTGTCATCTTCTTCTCGACCAAGACAATGGATTCTACTATTAAAGCTCTACTGTTGTGGGCGAATATACGCATAGTCTGCAAAAAGAGGACGAATGGTCACACAGGACGGTACTCAAATGACAGAGTGGAAACTGGCTGGCAATACCTGCGCCCCAAACTGGACAATGTCAGTAACAGCCGCCGAAACGTGGTTTACATTCACTGAAATCTGTCTCAGGACTCGAGTGGGACCTACCAAAGAGACGCGTCGCTGTGACGGTGTGAAAAATGAAAATCGTCTCAAGGACCCGGAAAATCAGCGTCTATGGGCGTTATCCGGGTATTGAACCGCGCCGCGCGCGACTCGCGGATGAGTGCTCGCATCGCCGTGGGCGGGTCGTAATCGTTGTCTCACACTGTGGACAGACGTATGCGACTGTGTCGTCGTGGGGGCGACGAATCCACTCCCCATCCACTGGGCTGGAATACGCACACTCCCAGCAGAACAACGTCGTTTTTCGGCGCGAGCGCGCCTCATGGGTCGTCTGTCTGGTCATTGAGAGTTGTAGTCGCTCGAGACGTATAGGTCTGCTTTGGGATGATTATCGATGGAGGTTCGACCAACGAGATGACGGTGCTGTGAGAGCGTTCCACAAACAATATGCAAACCCGTATAGAGTGGCCATATATTGGGTGTTCGGTCACTTTCTGCTGGAACGGGAGTGCGCTACGCGTTGCTTGCGGGGTATAATCGGCTGATACTCACAACGGCAGCGACACTCGTATCTGCCCGTCTCCCATACCCTTGTTATGACTGACCCACCGCGTCCCGTCCATCTCGAGGACGACGCCGATCTCGAGGCGTTCATCGACACACACGACGTTGCACTCATCGAGTGCTACACGAGTGGCTGTTCGATGTGCCAGGCGATGGAGCCAGTGCTCGGCAACGTTGCTCGAGAAACAGGAATCCCAATCGGACTCGTCAATCCTGGCGACGATCTGGCGCTGCTCGAGCGCTTTGACATTCGGTCGGTCCCGGCGCTGTTTCTCTTTCGAGATGGGACACAGATCGCTCAGATTGCGGAGGGGTTTCTGGGCGGCGACGAAGTCGTCTCATTTCTCGAGACACATGTGCCAGGTGCTGTTGCGAGCGAGTGATCGCGGGAGGTTACTCATCCGGACGTAGTTCGCTCGGATCGACCTCGCCTGCGAGATACTGCTCGCCGAGGTCAGTAATGTCGTACATGCCGGTCATCGGCCGATTCAGTAGGCCGTACTTGGTGAGTTCCCGGCACCGATAGGCGGCGACTGGACCGCGACAGACGCCTTCTGACTCGATATGACTTGGTTCGAAGATGTGGTCTTCGGACAGCAACTCGAGGATTTCGTCGTCTTCGGGTTCCATCCACTCGGCCTGATCGCTCATAGACATGGGTAGGTTCGTCCCGTTCAAAAATACGTCTCTCTGTCGAGACGATTACTCCTCGAGCAATCCGAGATCCGTCGCGACGAGATCGGCGAGTTGATCAGCGATCTCGGGGTCGACTTCGGCAACCTCGTCGCCGTCGTGAAGGTGGTCGTTGTGTCGCTCCACAGTCGTTGCTAACTCCGAAAGCGGGACTCGAGATGTCGTGTCACACGCTGAGCACACGACGGGAACGTGGGGCTCCGACTCATCGGCATCGTCGGTGGTCATACGTCGTACTCGAGTGGCCCCGCTCAAAACAGGCGCGGTTTGGTCGAGCCCCGTCGCTCAACCGACTCTTATCGGGCGGACAGTGCGCGAACACAGGCTACCGCAAGCAAGGCAGCGAGTACCGGAACAACGCCGAATCCGGGCATGCTCTCGTCCTCGTCGTCACCGTGCTGGTCGCTCGAGGATGAATCATCGTCGGCGCTGGTGTCATCATCGCTCTCGGGTTCGTTCTGAGCTGTCTCGCTCGAGTTCGTGGACTCGTTCGTGTGGTCGTCGCTGTCGTCGTCGCTCACGTCGGGGACCTCGGGCACGATATCGGCGTCACCATCGAGTTGGAGGACAGCGACGACCTGTCCGTGTGAGCCGTCAGGGTAGTAGGTCCAGCCACCGCCAGCGTCGTCGTAGGACTCGGCGTCCGCAATCGGATCGACGTCGGTGTCCCAGGAGTCGTGTGCCTGCTGGATGTAGCCGACGACCTCGATGTCGGCTGCGTACTCGCCGGTGACCTCGACCTCTCCGTACTCGACAGTGCCGCCGTCTTCTGGGAGCCCGTGGATCTCGAGACAGTGCGAGTCCATGTAGCCGTCTCCCTGTGCGAGGTCCGGATCGGTGCCGAACTGATCGGAATCGAGTGGCCGCTGGTAGTGTTCAGTGAGTGGGTATTCGACGACGAACGGATCAGCGTGGGAGTGCCAGGACGTAGAGTCACCGGTCGGGAGCGTCACGGTCGTTCCGGGAACGCTCTCGCCGACGACGGGCTCGCCGCGCTCGTTGACCAACGTCACACAGAGTTTCGCAGAGCCGTCACCGAGATACGGCGACCGATACTCATCGCGCGGGTTGACGTAACTCACCCAGCTACCATCCGATGCTTCCGCCTCGAAGTAGGCGTCCCCAGACTCGGGTGCTGGTTCGATGTACGCCTCCTCGGAGACATTTTGCTGTGTCTCCTGGACCGCGCCAGCGCTGGCACTGAGGCCGAGCGCGACGATTGCACCGACTGCGACAAGCGTGGCGACCGCAATCAGTGCCCGACCGCGATAGCGCTCGAGACTCATGCTCGAGCCCCCACCGTGGAACCCACTGTCGGGGAACCGATCACTCGCTGTGATTGTCTCTGTTTGATAGGTGTCATTTCTCCGATGTACCGGGTTTGGGTCATTAGCTATGAACCGCATACCCGAACAGAAGGTGGTCCCTACCGCTGTGAAAGCCCTCGAAGCAGGGCCGATAGCGCACCAACTTGTTCCAGAAGCCGATTCCCCGCTTGCGTTGCCACCCCCAATCACCTTCCCGTCACAGCGTGTCGACTCCACAATGCGTTTTCGACCAGCAGTCCAGCAGTCGGCCGATGTAGATCCGTCCGACTCGAGTGGGACGCAGGACAGTTCAGCTGGCAGACGTGGACGGCTGCTTCTCTTGGGACTTGCCGCTGTCGCTGTTGCCTACGTGGCTCGCCGCTATCTTGACTCGAGCGTTGTAGAGACGGGAGGGAAACGTCTGCGAGACCTGCAGAACCGTGTCCCTGCTGTAGACGAACTGCACGAACAGACACCCGAGGCCGTTTCCGACCGGTTTCAAGAAATTCCGATTGGAGACAACGGGGAGGCGGATGCGACGAGCGAAACGGCATCCGCTGGGACAGCATCTGCAGATGAGGTGGTCGACGATTCAGAGACGACCGTCGACCTGACTGATGGAGAGCGTCCACCGGACGAAATCGAAGAGCGTGCCACAGAGACGAGTCCTGAACCGGGCAAGATGGCCGTCGACGAGGAGATCGCCGACGAACTCCTCGAGGAGGGTGACAGCGAGGGTCCCACGGACGATGACACCGCGACGGACAGCAATGAGGGCGACAACAGCGAGCGCGAACAGGACTGACGCCAGCACCCCCCGAATCAGTGCTCCTCGAGCAGTTCGTCGCTCGTGAACTGCCGACCCCGGTCGGTGAGTTCGTAGTGAACGCGTCCCTGACTGACTGTTCGAGAGAGAAACTCGTACTCGAGGAGTGATCTGAACGCTCCCTCACCACCCGTTCGCCGAAGAGCCAGCGCATCGCGGATTTCACTGGCCGAAGATCGCCCGTTCTGGAACAGATATCGGAGAATGTTCTCTCGAGTCGTCCGTGTAACCGCAATTGTCGGCGTCCAGACCTTCTGATTATCGAGTGACATACGTTTGTATTGAGACGTCCCTGTTGTAAGTCAATTCCAACCAGAGTGAAAGTGAAAGTAAACTGCAGGATGGGCGATAGACGCGACTTCAACGCACGCACACAACAACGTTATGCGGCGCTCGTCCCTACTGGCGGGCGATGACTGACGGGGACGTCGCAGCCTTTACACACCTCGGTGAGACGGTTCGTGGTGCGCTTTCCGAACGGGGGTTTTCGACGCCGACGGCACCACAACGAGTCGCGATTCCACCGCTTGCTGCAGGCAAGCACACGCTCGTGATCGCCCCAACGGGGAGTGGGAAAACCGAGACTGCGATGTTGCCCGTTTTCGACCACCTCTTGGCCGAGGATGGTGAGCGGAGCGCAGCGACGCGACCCTCGTCGGCGGACCCCGCAGACCGTGGTCCACCGGAAGGGTTCGGCGTACTCTATATCACGCCGCTGCGGGCGCTCAACCGCGATATGC
The Natronolimnobius baerhuensis DNA segment above includes these coding regions:
- a CDS encoding SpoVR family protein; this encodes MSKRNSNADRFRKQAIASDLEEPVSEARKLAQKLGLDPYPVKYWIIDYDEMNELIAYGGFQSRYPHWRWGMQYDKQRKQGQYGGGKAFEIVNNDNPAHAFLQESNTLADQKAVITHVEAHSDFFANNEWFGLFTGGQLDEAQVNAAAMLERHARAIDGYMSDPDIDRAEVEKWIDHCLSLEDNIDQHRVFQRRLAVDGTAEELDDDLAAKLDELDLSDEIKGEVFDDEWLEQLEGDEEGVTFPDVPEKDLLAFVREHGKQYDGERERAVEMTEWQRDVLDMMRAEAYYFAAQKMTKVMNEGWAAYWESTMMTDEGFAGDDEFMNYADHMAKVLASGGLNPYSLGMELWEYVENTTNRREVLERLLRVEGISWRNLSDVVDFDDVLAELEPPDALESISADALDDLTSLPDEWIDHEALERARAGEIDVDQYPWKVLTYEGLARRHYSLIKRQNRGFLSRVSQNELERIGRYLFDDARYGSVEEALADVDFAAGWDRLYDVRESHNDVTFLDEFLTEEFITENNYFTYEHSRATGQFHVASDAPADVKKKLLLQFTNFGKPTIAVYDGNYNNANELLLGHQYNGVMLDLGQARETIKRIFELWGRPVTLLTIVTEVDEHDIEVAKRRNREPEAREQGKLLRYDGTEVRIEDVPWEDVEHLEADDVDYDTKPEDWLA
- a CDS encoding HEAT repeat domain-containing protein, with amino-acid sequence MDGDGYGDPDDERRQCDSPSLELPAILAQLDDDEPETQADAVRVIRTQVDDTPGICIPTVPKLRTLLGRPEIDFHDDIAYCLAELARESPPDVAPSSEDIVAFVTNQPSHPATADLCRCLTSIAEERPDALVEYIEPLTGAIDDRTATDGWGIQALSRLSTASPTELEPAVPVLADALRPDPTEHGVDVLAALGRIARAETTLLTDEFVDDAAALVTHETDSLRTNAIGCLADVARHHPATVESVCPDLAPALESEYPKTRANAVTTIARVAAGANADVAVSPVRDRLVSLLTDDHTPVRLNACLAVGYGQIETAQDQLETLEHRDPDPGVRERAAWARMQLQESSQATVDIEHSEHSRP
- a CDS encoding secondary thiamine-phosphate synthase enzyme YjbQ, which codes for MTFTVDTDARLTTVDITDRLEAAVSDDLTSGTCTAFVKHTTAGLIVQENESRLREDLEGFFDELVPDEGHAHDRLDGNADSHLRAALVGPDATIPVRDGELALGTWQSVFLLECDGPRTRTVSVTTVGE
- a CDS encoding glycerophosphodiester phosphodiesterase, which translates into the protein MRLIAHRGFAATAPENTIAAVQSAADHADAVEFDVQRCGSGELVVIHDDTIDRVTGTSGTVADLSLADLKTHAVLESDEQIPTLEEMLAALPPDIEVNLEMKAEGIAADVLETIAEADLENRIVTTSFLLSELRTIRELEPSQPSGLLVSRRLETPVTTAIELDCDVIGANYARCLTTQLVPRAKAVGLEVHAWSLERWLLAKLLELRGVDCVSADRPIRV
- a CDS encoding SDR family oxidoreductase produces the protein MSPQRSFSVDFEETVAIITGASGALGSAAVDRFREAGATVCAVDVVTPDDEDSQLEPDEGVHFYEADLTDESAVESLIESVVDDHGRLDHLLNIAGTWRGGDHIEETDLESFEFLLDINLQTAFLASKHALPELQETDGAIVSVSARSSLEGGEGDGPYRITKAGIRLLMETVAEENQGTVRANSVMPSVIDTPMNREMMPDADHDSWVDPAEIADVMAFLCSDGAAVTSGAAVPVYGDA